One genomic window of Arachis hypogaea cultivar Tifrunner chromosome 8, arahy.Tifrunner.gnm2.J5K5, whole genome shotgun sequence includes the following:
- the LOC112708480 gene encoding uncharacterized protein: MEALAPLIYALAFCFIAINVAADDDTPYYGGRNSPYHPAPQAAPPAHEPHPPYKSPPPPSSYIYKSPPPPSPSPPPPYYYKSPPPPSPSPPPPYINKSPPPPSPSPPPPSPSPPPPYIYKSPPPPSPSPPPPYFYKSPPPPSPSPPPPYIYKSPPPPSPSPPPPYVYKSPPPPSPSPPPPYIYKSPPPPSPSPPPPYIQKSPPPPSPSPPPPYIYNSSPPPPKQAYIYTSPPPSKY, encoded by the coding sequence ATGGAGGCACTTGCTCCACTCATTTATGCATTAGCATTTTGCTTTATTGCTATCAATGTTGCTGCTGATGATGACACTCCTTATTATGGAGGCCGCAACTCTCCCTACCACCCAGCTCCACAGGCGGCGCCACCCGCACATGAACCTCACCCACCCTATAAGTCTCCGCCTCCTCCATCTTCATACATTTACAAGTCTCCACCACCACCTTCTCCGTCGCCACCTCCTCCATATTATTATAAGTCTCCTCCTCCACCTTCTCCTtctccaccacctccatatatcAACAAATCTCCTCctcctccctctccctctccaccCCCACCATCACCTTCACCACCTCCACCATATATTTACAAGTCTCCTCCTCCACCCTCACCTTCACCACCTCCTCCATATTTCTACAAGTCTCCTCCACCACCATCCCCATCACCACCACCTCCTTATATCTATAAATCACCACCACCTCCAtctccatcaccaccaccaccatatgtCTACAAGTCTCCACCTCCTCCATCACCTTCACCACCTCCTCCATATATTTACAAGTCACCACCTCCACCTTCTCCGTCACCTCCTCCACCATATATTCAAAAGTCTCCACCGCCACCTTCACCTTCACCTCCTCCTCCTTACATTTACAACTCTTCACCGCCTCCACCAAAGCAAGCCTATATCTACACTTCACCTCCACCTTCTAAGTATTAA